The Posidoniimonas polymericola genome has a segment encoding these proteins:
- the rpsM gene encoding 30S ribosomal protein S13, producing the protein MPRLLGVDIPPDRPTAISLTYLYGVGPKTARELCHKAGIDPHVRARELHEDEVARIAALLDKDYVVEGQLRRQTSQNISRLRDIACYRGLRHRRGLPVRGQRTKTNARTRKGAKKTVAGKKGVKDLR; encoded by the coding sequence ATGCCACGTCTCCTCGGTGTTGATATCCCGCCCGATCGGCCCACGGCCATCTCGCTGACGTACCTGTACGGCGTCGGTCCGAAGACCGCCCGGGAACTCTGCCACAAGGCGGGGATCGACCCGCACGTGCGGGCGCGTGAGCTGCACGAGGACGAGGTCGCCCGCATCGCGGCGCTGCTCGACAAGGACTACGTCGTCGAGGGTCAGCTGCGTCGGCAGACGAGCCAGAACATCTCGCGTCTGCGTGACATCGCCTGCTACCGCGGGCTGCGTCACCGCCGCGGCCTGCCGGTGCGTGGCCAGCGCACCAAGACCAACGCCCGCACCCGCAAGGGCGCCAAGAAGACGGTCGCTGGCAAGAAGGGCGTCAAGGACCTGCGTTAG
- the rpsK gene encoding 30S ribosomal protein S11: MAKTRDKSAKKKTRRSVAVGIAYVTATFNNTTVTITDTKGDTLCWASAGTSGFKGSRKSTPFAGQCAAQQAAEKAKKFGVRDVEVRVRGPGSGRESAITALEAAGLKVKSIEDITPLPHNGCRPRKKRRV, translated from the coding sequence GTGGCGAAAACTCGCGACAAGAGCGCAAAGAAGAAGACACGCCGGAGCGTGGCGGTGGGCATCGCCTACGTCACGGCGACGTTCAACAACACCACGGTGACCATCACGGACACCAAGGGCGACACCCTCTGCTGGGCGAGCGCCGGCACGAGCGGCTTCAAGGGGAGCCGCAAGAGCACGCCGTTCGCCGGCCAGTGCGCCGCGCAGCAGGCCGCCGAGAAGGCCAAGAAGTTTGGCGTGCGTGACGTCGAGGTCCGCGTGCGTGGGCCAGGCAGCGGCCGCGAGAGCGCCATCACGGCCCTGGAGGCCGCTGGCCTGAAGGTGAAGTCGATCGAGGACATCACGCCGCTGCCGCACAACGGCTGCCGCCCCCGCAAGAAGCGTCGCGTCTAG
- the rpsD gene encoding 30S ribosomal protein S4, which yields MARYTGPACRLCRRDGLKLFLKGTRCDTSKCAFERRDTPPGQVHGRRPKVTDYGVHLREKQKVKHYYGVLEKQFRRYFAKAERAKGNTGDVLMSLLERRLDNVVHRLGFGSSRAQARQMINHGHITVNGRRVTIASYEVRAGDVVRVMNKAKSLDYIRGAQAESDRSVPDYLAVTESVIPEGIIGRLPGPEDVSVPVQTQLIVELCSR from the coding sequence ATGGCACGATACACTGGCCCCGCCTGCCGACTTTGCCGTCGCGACGGCCTGAAGCTCTTCCTCAAGGGCACCCGCTGCGACACGTCCAAGTGCGCGTTCGAGCGTCGTGACACCCCGCCGGGTCAGGTGCATGGCCGCCGCCCGAAGGTCACCGACTACGGCGTGCACCTCCGTGAGAAGCAGAAGGTGAAGCACTATTACGGCGTGCTGGAGAAGCAGTTCCGCCGCTACTTCGCCAAGGCCGAGCGGGCCAAGGGCAACACCGGCGACGTGCTGATGAGCCTGCTGGAGCGTCGCCTCGACAACGTCGTGCACCGGCTTGGCTTCGGCTCGAGCCGCGCCCAGGCGCGTCAGATGATCAACCACGGCCACATCACGGTCAACGGCCGCCGCGTGACCATCGCCAGCTACGAGGTCCGCGCCGGCGACGTGGTCCGCGTGATGAACAAGGCCAAGAGCCTGGACTACATCCGTGGCGCCCAGGCCGAGAGCGACCGTTCGGTGCCGGACTACCTGGCCGTGACCGAGAGCGTGATCCCCGAGGGCATCATCGGTCGGCTGCCCGGCCCGGAAGACGTTTCTGTCCCGGTCCAGACGCAGTTGATCGTGGAGCTCTGCTCACGGTAA
- a CDS encoding DNA-directed RNA polymerase subunit alpha, giving the protein MHIRWRGLELPSMVSCDQETLSATYGKFYAEPFERGFGATVGNGLRRVLLSSLEGSAVTQIKIHNAQHEFTTITGVLEDVTDIVLNIKSLVVKNHSETTRVLRVERNEAGVITAGDIETDDSVEVLNKDHVLATLTDDVPFVMEMVVENGRGYVPSTEHSQNIQEIGIIPIDAIFSPVARVRFAVDETRVGQKTNYDKLTLEIWTDGSVNPEMAMVEAAKILRKHLNPFVQYSELGPQVRSPARAAPAAPGVDPAMEQKLSMPISELNLSVRASNCLESEHIMTVRDLVSRSEDALLEVRNFGETTLTEVQEKLSELGLHLGMRVPPAPVGV; this is encoded by the coding sequence ATGCACATCCGATGGCGCGGTCTAGAACTCCCGAGCATGGTTTCCTGTGACCAGGAGACCCTCTCGGCAACGTACGGCAAGTTTTACGCCGAGCCGTTCGAGCGTGGCTTCGGCGCCACGGTCGGCAACGGCCTGCGCCGGGTGCTGCTGTCGAGCCTCGAGGGCAGCGCGGTCACGCAGATCAAGATCCACAACGCCCAGCACGAGTTCACGACCATCACCGGCGTGCTCGAGGACGTGACGGACATTGTGCTCAACATCAAGTCGCTGGTGGTCAAGAACCACTCGGAGACCACCCGCGTGCTGCGGGTCGAGCGCAACGAGGCCGGCGTCATCACCGCCGGCGACATCGAAACCGACGATTCGGTCGAGGTGCTCAACAAGGACCACGTGCTCGCCACGCTGACCGACGACGTGCCGTTTGTCATGGAGATGGTGGTTGAGAACGGCCGCGGGTACGTCCCGTCGACCGAGCACAGCCAGAACATCCAGGAGATCGGCATCATCCCGATCGACGCGATCTTCAGCCCGGTCGCCCGGGTCCGCTTCGCCGTCGACGAGACCCGCGTCGGCCAAAAGACCAACTACGACAAGCTGACCCTCGAGATTTGGACCGACGGCTCGGTCAACCCCGAGATGGCGATGGTCGAGGCCGCCAAGATCCTCCGCAAGCACCTCAACCCGTTTGTGCAGTACTCGGAGCTGGGCCCGCAGGTCCGCTCGCCGGCCCGCGCCGCCCCGGCGGCGCCCGGCGTCGACCCGGCGATGGAGCAGAAGCTCAGCATGCCGATCTCCGAGCTGAACCTGTCGGTCCGGGCAAGCAACTGCCTGGAGTCGGAGCACATCATGACCGTCCGGGACCTGGTGTCCCGCTCGGAGGACGCGCTGTTGGAGGTCCGCAACTTTGGCGAGACCACCCTCACCGAGGTCCAGGAGAAGCTCAGCGAACTCGGCCTGCACCTCGGGATGCGTGTCCCGCCGGCGCCGGTCGGAGTCTGA
- a CDS encoding bL17 family ribosomal protein encodes MRHRRKGRKLGRNPNHQRALLRNLASALILTERDTEDLRYIELESEPNVKGRIVTTVSKAKEVRPLVEKCVTIAKRSIPAQRAAEEFAPDSPRGSDSWKSWRTSDRWQQWNQAIAPVVSARRRCLQLLGDKKAVSVLFEEIAPRFEERPGGYTRVLKIAKPRLGDAGHQAILEFVGVRDRVRVKSEKPAFDAPEDEAPAAAAPQSEEAPAAEEKKED; translated from the coding sequence ATGCGACACCGACGCAAAGGCCGTAAGCTCGGCCGCAACCCGAACCACCAACGCGCCCTGCTCCGCAACCTGGCCAGCGCGTTGATCCTCACCGAGCGTGACACCGAGGACCTGCGGTACATCGAGCTGGAGTCGGAGCCCAACGTTAAGGGCCGCATCGTCACGACCGTCAGCAAGGCCAAGGAGGTCCGCCCGCTGGTCGAGAAGTGCGTGACCATCGCCAAGCGTTCGATCCCCGCGCAGCGGGCCGCCGAGGAGTTCGCTCCGGACTCGCCCCGCGGCAGCGACTCCTGGAAGTCGTGGCGCACGAGCGACCGCTGGCAGCAGTGGAACCAGGCGATCGCGCCGGTCGTTTCCGCCCGCCGCCGCTGCCTGCAGCTGCTCGGCGACAAGAAGGCCGTCAGCGTGCTGTTCGAAGAGATCGCCCCCCGCTTCGAGGAGCGTCCGGGCGGCTACACCCGCGTCCTCAAGATCGCCAAGCCGCGTCTGGGCGACGCCGGCCATCAGGCGATCCTGGAGTTCGTCGGCGTGCGTGACCGCGTGCGGGTGAAGAGCGAGAAGCCGGCGTTCGACGCCCCCGAGGACGAGGCGCCCGCCGCCGCGGCTCCGCAGTCGGAAGAGGCGCCAGCAGCCGAAGAGAAGAAGGAAGATTAA
- a CDS encoding GGDEF domain-containing protein, which produces MDERLREAEKTRSFAEEAVQGLHAAVESVQSCVLQHSECLTEINASLKGGDAADAAASIVEANLLAEHQFLELKGDLDAHAVQVRGGSGASGVLQLTSLALDRQKHAYERVLSSLEALAVEMSNELDGCGQKLRHVSAGLESRTTNSSTEVRHAIGEILDAVDELGQSADDAEVRLEQSAQKVCMQAVLSHADLLTSLPNRRALEEQLATITASNGKRPTPCSLLLMDLDNFGDVNKKYGYTGGDTVLRQAAMLLKRASRGQDTASRFGGDCLAMTLSGSTLSQAMPMAERVRELVSTAKFSEGGRRLQLTASVGVVQLQQGERPNQAIVRATMAVKEADQAGGNAAYYNDGQQCFPISLAHRKRDEEARANDAPEYPTAASLGVDSTEPAAAQDDLPHEGEPSLCGRSIFVANVKRRLAEWSRGGPIVSVLLMRVDQVDELARRRPPETLNFLRRVLGRLLEAATRDMDQRCDYDQGVYAVLLPGADEETALAIALRLQSQVANCKLRLDSELWDLSASIGVADARSGASVVDVLMAAAAGMERAARNGGDATYAYTELPADESTGW; this is translated from the coding sequence TTGGACGAGCGCCTTCGCGAGGCCGAGAAGACGCGGTCGTTTGCCGAAGAGGCGGTCCAGGGACTGCACGCCGCGGTGGAGAGCGTGCAGAGCTGCGTGCTGCAGCACAGCGAGTGCCTGACCGAGATCAACGCCAGCCTCAAGGGGGGCGACGCGGCCGACGCGGCGGCCTCGATCGTCGAGGCCAACCTGCTGGCCGAGCACCAGTTCCTCGAGCTCAAGGGCGACCTCGACGCGCACGCCGTGCAGGTCCGGGGAGGGTCGGGCGCCAGCGGTGTGCTGCAGCTCACCAGCCTCGCGCTCGATCGCCAGAAGCACGCGTACGAGCGGGTGCTGAGCTCGCTCGAGGCGCTCGCGGTCGAGATGTCCAACGAGCTCGACGGCTGCGGCCAGAAGCTGCGGCACGTCTCGGCGGGGCTCGAGTCCCGCACCACCAATTCATCGACCGAGGTCCGCCACGCGATTGGCGAGATCCTCGACGCGGTCGACGAGCTCGGGCAGAGCGCCGACGACGCCGAGGTACGGCTCGAGCAGTCGGCCCAGAAGGTCTGCATGCAGGCGGTGCTGTCGCACGCGGACCTGCTGACCTCGCTGCCCAACCGCCGCGCGCTCGAGGAGCAGCTCGCCACGATCACCGCGTCCAACGGCAAGCGGCCGACGCCGTGCTCGCTGCTGCTGATGGACCTCGACAACTTCGGCGACGTCAACAAGAAGTACGGCTACACCGGCGGCGACACCGTGCTGCGGCAGGCGGCGATGCTGCTCAAACGCGCCTCGCGCGGTCAGGACACCGCGTCGCGGTTCGGCGGCGACTGCCTGGCGATGACGCTCTCGGGCTCGACCCTCTCGCAGGCGATGCCGATGGCCGAGCGCGTGCGGGAGCTGGTCTCGACCGCCAAGTTCAGCGAGGGGGGCCGCCGCCTGCAGCTGACCGCCAGCGTCGGCGTCGTGCAGCTGCAGCAGGGCGAACGGCCCAACCAGGCGATCGTCCGGGCCACGATGGCGGTGAAGGAGGCCGACCAGGCGGGCGGCAACGCCGCCTACTACAACGACGGCCAGCAGTGCTTCCCGATCTCGCTCGCGCACCGCAAGCGGGACGAAGAGGCCCGCGCGAACGACGCGCCCGAGTACCCGACCGCCGCCTCGCTCGGCGTGGACTCGACCGAGCCCGCCGCGGCCCAGGACGATCTCCCACACGAGGGGGAACCGAGTCTGTGCGGCCGCTCGATCTTTGTGGCGAACGTCAAGCGGCGGCTCGCCGAGTGGAGCCGCGGCGGCCCGATCGTGTCGGTGCTGCTGATGCGGGTCGACCAGGTCGACGAGCTCGCCCGACGGCGGCCGCCCGAGACGCTCAACTTCCTGCGCCGCGTGCTCGGCCGCCTGCTCGAGGCCGCCACCCGCGACATGGACCAACGCTGCGACTACGACCAGGGAGTCTACGCCGTGCTGCTGCCGGGCGCCGACGAGGAGACCGCCCTGGCGATCGCGTTGCGGCTGCAGAGCCAGGTCGCCAACTGCAAGCTGCGGCTCGACAGCGAGCTGTGGGACCTGTCGGCCAGCATCGGGGTGGCCGACGCGCGGTCCGGGGCGTCGGTGGTGGACGTGCTGATGGCCGCCGCCGCGGGCATGGAACGCGCCGCCCGCAACGGCGGCGACGCCACCTACGCCTACACCGAGCTGCCGGCCGACGAGTCGACCGGCTGGTAG
- a CDS encoding Gfo/Idh/MocA family protein — protein sequence MSSTLNIGLVGYKFMGKAHSHAYQSAGRFFDLDLTPVMKAVCGRNEAAVKEFARQWGWDSIETDWRQLVERDDIDLVDIGSPGSTHAEIAIAAAKAGKHVYCEKPLANSLDDCKQMLAAVRESGVKHMINFNYRKTPAMALAKKMIEADEIGEVRHVRCTYLQDWLVDPEFPMNWRMRKETAGAGAHGDLGAHSVDLARFLVGDIAEVVGETRTFITERPAEGTSSGLTGTAGEGTEPVTVDDCSLFLAKFAGGALGSFEATRLAPGRKNFNRIELNGSKGTLAWCFEDLNVLEFYSTADSRQGFKRIIATEGDHPYMHAWWPPGHMLGYDHTFVNAVADMLQAIAQDKNPSPCFLAGANCVAVLNAVERSVESGKWESVEKID from the coding sequence TTGAGCTCAACTCTGAACATCGGACTTGTTGGCTACAAGTTCATGGGCAAGGCCCACTCGCACGCCTACCAATCGGCCGGGCGTTTCTTTGACCTCGACCTCACGCCGGTCATGAAGGCGGTCTGCGGCCGCAATGAAGCGGCGGTGAAGGAATTCGCCCGGCAGTGGGGCTGGGATTCGATCGAAACCGACTGGCGCCAGCTGGTCGAGCGCGACGACATCGACCTGGTCGACATCGGCTCGCCCGGCAGCACCCACGCCGAGATCGCCATCGCCGCCGCCAAGGCCGGCAAGCACGTCTACTGCGAGAAGCCATTGGCCAACTCGCTGGACGACTGCAAGCAGATGCTCGCCGCGGTCAGGGAGTCCGGCGTCAAGCACATGATCAACTTCAACTACCGCAAGACGCCCGCCATGGCGCTCGCGAAGAAGATGATCGAGGCCGACGAGATCGGCGAGGTCCGCCACGTCCGCTGCACGTACCTGCAGGACTGGCTGGTCGACCCCGAGTTCCCGATGAACTGGCGGATGCGGAAGGAGACCGCCGGCGCCGGCGCGCACGGCGACCTCGGCGCCCACAGCGTCGACCTCGCCCGCTTCCTGGTCGGCGACATCGCCGAGGTAGTCGGCGAGACGCGGACCTTCATCACCGAGCGGCCCGCCGAGGGGACCTCGAGCGGCCTGACCGGCACCGCCGGCGAGGGGACCGAGCCGGTCACCGTCGACGACTGCTCGCTGTTCCTCGCCAAGTTCGCGGGCGGCGCGCTCGGCTCGTTTGAAGCGACCCGCCTGGCGCCGGGCCGCAAGAACTTCAACCGCATCGAGCTCAATGGCAGCAAGGGCACGCTCGCCTGGTGCTTCGAGGACCTCAACGTGCTGGAGTTCTACAGCACCGCCGACAGTCGGCAGGGCTTCAAGCGGATCATCGCCACCGAGGGCGACCACCCCTACATGCACGCCTGGTGGCCGCCGGGCCACATGCTGGGCTACGACCACACCTTCGTCAACGCGGTGGCCGACATGCTCCAGGCGATCGCCCAGGACAAGAACCCGTCCCCATGCTTCCTGGCCGGCGCCAATTGCGTCGCGGTGCTGAACGCCGTGGAGCGCAGCGTCGAGAGCGGCAAGTGGGAGTCGGTTGAGAAGATCGACTGA
- a CDS encoding M20/M25/M40 family metallo-hydrolase — protein sequence MPKKNPSTAKRPSLESAVSDAEALRLVMKLMAIPGRSCEERLVVDAIVAELRGAGLDAGLLRFDNAHKKSAFKGEVGNLIVKLPGTLRGPRRMFSAHVDTVPICVGCTPRRQGDRVVSGNPATGLGADDRAGTAVVLCTLLAVLRSGADHPPLTFLWTVQEEVGLCGARHVSLAQLGKPKLAFNFDGSSPTKVTIGATGGYRMAVEILGIPSHAGNAPEEGVSAISIAAIAIADLTRRGWHGRIRKSGRQGTSNVGVIAGGQATNVVTDRVVLRAEARSHDPEFRQQIVAEMEKAFHAAAAKVKNTAGQTGQVNINGQLDYESFRLPASHESVQAAVAAVEALGLEPELAIANGGLDANWLTHRGLPTVSFGCGQRGIHKQGEELVIDEFQTARRLALQLTAAEPTA from the coding sequence GTGCCCAAGAAGAACCCGTCGACGGCCAAACGCCCCTCGCTCGAGAGCGCTGTCTCTGACGCCGAGGCGCTGCGGCTGGTGATGAAGCTGATGGCGATCCCCGGCCGCAGCTGCGAGGAACGATTGGTCGTGGACGCGATTGTCGCGGAGCTGCGTGGCGCGGGGCTAGACGCGGGCCTGCTGCGATTCGACAACGCCCACAAGAAGTCGGCGTTCAAGGGCGAGGTTGGCAACCTGATCGTCAAGCTGCCCGGCACGCTCAGAGGCCCGCGGCGGATGTTCTCGGCGCACGTCGACACGGTGCCGATCTGCGTCGGCTGCACGCCCAGGCGTCAGGGCGACCGCGTCGTGTCGGGCAACCCCGCGACCGGGCTCGGCGCCGACGACCGGGCCGGCACGGCGGTGGTGCTGTGCACGCTGCTGGCCGTGCTGCGGAGCGGCGCCGACCACCCACCGCTCACATTCCTGTGGACCGTGCAGGAGGAGGTCGGACTGTGCGGGGCGCGGCACGTGTCGCTCGCCCAACTGGGCAAGCCGAAGCTGGCGTTCAACTTCGACGGCTCGTCGCCGACGAAGGTCACGATCGGCGCCACCGGCGGCTACCGCATGGCGGTTGAGATCCTCGGCATCCCCAGCCACGCGGGCAACGCCCCCGAGGAGGGCGTCAGCGCGATCAGCATCGCGGCCATCGCCATCGCCGACCTCACCCGTCGCGGCTGGCACGGCCGCATCCGCAAGAGCGGCCGCCAGGGGACCAGCAACGTGGGCGTCATCGCCGGCGGCCAGGCGACCAACGTCGTGACCGACCGGGTCGTGCTCCGCGCCGAGGCCCGCAGCCACGACCCCGAGTTCCGCCAGCAGATCGTCGCCGAGATGGAGAAGGCCTTCCACGCCGCGGCGGCAAAGGTCAAGAACACCGCCGGCCAGACAGGCCAGGTGAACATCAACGGTCAGCTCGACTACGAGTCGTTCCGCCTGCCCGCGTCGCACGAGTCGGTGCAGGCAGCGGTGGCCGCGGTTGAGGCGCTCGGGCTCGAGCCGGAGCTGGCGATCGCCAACGGCGGGCTCGACGCCAACTGGCTGACGCACCGCGGCCTGCCGACCGTTTCGTTTGGCTGCGGGCAGCGTGGCATCCACAAGCAGGGCGAGGAACTTGTGATCGACGAGTTCCAGACCGCGCGCCGCCTGGCGCTGCAGCTCACCGCCGCGGAGCCAACCGCATGA
- a CDS encoding (2Fe-2S)-binding protein — protein sequence MNDDEHLCLCFHVTKRKVINYLRIERPRAASQLAECHGAGTGCGWCRPFLKKLFEASREAADVEGVDLPSSDDYATSRSAYVKSGKGTPPPSAS from the coding sequence ATGAACGACGACGAGCACCTCTGCCTGTGCTTCCACGTCACCAAGCGGAAGGTGATCAACTACCTGCGTATCGAACGACCGCGCGCGGCGTCGCAGCTGGCGGAGTGCCACGGAGCGGGCACGGGGTGCGGCTGGTGCCGGCCGTTTTTGAAGAAGTTGTTCGAGGCGTCGCGCGAAGCGGCCGACGTCGAAGGCGTCGACCTGCCGAGCAGCGACGACTACGCCACGTCGCGCAGCGCGTACGTTAAGTCCGGCAAGGGCACGCCGCCGCCGAGCGCGTCGTAG
- a CDS encoding KpsF/GutQ family sugar-phosphate isomerase, whose translation MPHSAARRSSADQPNLTHHEQLRAAKEIMRREAIALWHVSNRLDHSFTEAVRLLHEAQGGVIVTGMGKAGIIGQKISATLASTGAHAHFVHPAEAFHGDLGRFHDNDVVLALSQSGETSEVTQLLPSLRSRGLPIIAMTASSESTLGRAAEVVLELGRLEEACSLGLAPSTSTTVMLALGDALALVLSSMRGFREEDFARYHPGGALGRKLSNVEDVMRPLKECRVARLDQSAREVLIQCSRPGRRSGAIMLTDNAGKLAGLFTDSDLARLFEHGAESKLDTPIAKLMIANPTTIRVGQKTTAAVELLAARKFSELPVVDADGKPLGMIDVTDVVGMRLSSEKPSQRPAPAASNVKIFPGEDVFAAG comes from the coding sequence ATGCCCCACTCCGCCGCGCGGCGCAGCAGCGCCGACCAGCCGAACCTCACCCACCACGAGCAGCTGCGCGCCGCCAAAGAGATCATGCGCCGCGAGGCAATCGCGCTGTGGCACGTCTCGAACCGGTTGGACCACTCCTTCACCGAAGCGGTCCGCCTGCTCCACGAAGCCCAGGGCGGCGTGATCGTCACCGGCATGGGCAAGGCCGGCATCATCGGTCAGAAGATCTCCGCGACCCTCGCCTCGACCGGCGCGCACGCGCACTTCGTCCACCCCGCCGAGGCGTTCCACGGCGACCTCGGCCGCTTCCACGACAACGACGTCGTGCTCGCGCTGTCGCAGTCGGGCGAGACCTCCGAGGTCACGCAGCTGCTGCCGAGCCTCCGCTCGCGCGGGCTGCCGATCATCGCCATGACCGCCTCGTCCGAGAGCACCCTGGGCCGCGCGGCCGAGGTCGTGCTCGAGCTCGGCAGGCTCGAGGAGGCCTGCTCGCTCGGCCTGGCGCCGAGCACCAGCACGACCGTAATGCTCGCGTTGGGCGACGCCCTGGCGCTCGTCCTCAGCAGCATGCGAGGCTTCCGCGAGGAGGACTTCGCCCGCTATCACCCGGGCGGGGCCCTGGGCCGCAAGCTGAGCAACGTCGAGGACGTGATGCGTCCGCTCAAGGAGTGCCGCGTCGCGCGGCTCGACCAGTCCGCCCGCGAGGTGCTGATCCAGTGCAGCCGCCCCGGCCGCCGCTCGGGCGCGATCATGCTGACCGACAACGCCGGCAAGCTAGCCGGGCTGTTCACCGATAGCGACCTGGCCCGGCTGTTCGAGCACGGCGCCGAATCCAAGCTCGACACGCCAATTGCCAAGCTGATGATCGCCAACCCGACGACTATCCGTGTCGGCCAGAAAACCACCGCCGCGGTCGAGCTGCTGGCCGCCCGCAAGTTCAGCGAGCTGCCGGTCGTCGACGCCGACGGCAAGCCGCTCGGCATGATCGACGTCACCGACGTCGTCGGCATGCGGCTGAGCAGTGAGAAGCCGAGTCAGCGCCCGGCGCCGGCCGCCAGCAACGTGAAGATCTTCCCGGGCGAAGACGTCTTCGCTGCCGGCTAG
- a CDS encoding KdsC family phosphatase — protein MTLSDTCRQIKLLLSDVDGVMTDGLVIYDSNGGELKSFNIRDGLGIRLWQRAGGRFGVVTGRESPMVTRRCQELDIEIVCQNAGDKLPVVERIAAEQDVMLSEIAYIGDDLPDLPVIKAVGLGVAVADAAEELLHAADMTTTLPGGRGAIRELIEVILKQRTKR, from the coding sequence ATGACGCTCTCCGACACCTGCCGACAAATCAAGCTGCTGCTCTCGGACGTCGACGGCGTGATGACCGACGGCTTGGTGATCTACGATTCCAACGGCGGCGAGCTGAAGAGCTTCAACATCCGCGACGGCCTCGGCATCCGGCTGTGGCAGCGCGCCGGCGGACGGTTTGGCGTTGTGACCGGGCGGGAGAGCCCCATGGTCACCCGCCGCTGCCAGGAACTCGACATCGAGATCGTTTGCCAGAACGCCGGCGACAAGCTGCCGGTGGTAGAGCGGATCGCAGCCGAACAAGACGTGATGCTGTCGGAAATCGCCTACATCGGCGACGACCTGCCCGACCTGCCGGTGATCAAGGCGGTCGGACTCGGGGTCGCGGTGGCGGACGCCGCCGAGGAGCTGCTGCACGCGGCCGACATGACCACCACCCTGCCGGGCGGCCGCGGCGCGATCCGCGAGCTAATCGAGGTGATCCTAAAGCAGAGGACCAAGCGCTAA
- a CDS encoding polysaccharide biosynthesis/export family protein, whose amino-acid sequence MPLNRLRTPALAGMIAVTLVVLLRPMASPKAAEQHKSAAASKPEQSRSTAPVTAEYRAVAGRAQPVRLCQSLGPAAPHSIWAVDSARGGCQYEVGWDARSCCTPWQSYAQGEYVGHARTAHVPEYRLRVDDTLSVFFLRTREIQPGSYTLQVGDVVRVESLTAGGNTGSSGTGTTTNEDSLNRDLIVQPDGTIKLPLVNRVPAAGRTIEALQEDLEERYTKYYRAPTMTVTPIQVNTRLEDLLETVDARGAINGGRQLSAVVTPAGKIQLPGLGSVYVQGLTLAEAKLEIDSRYANTIPGVTVTVDLSKRAQRFIYVVGEVAQPGRFELEGPTTAMQAIALAGGWQVGSNLRQVVVFRRGPDWRLMATMIDLRGALYGRRPTPADEIWLNDSDIVLVPKNPIQVVDEVVEQVFTRGVYAAVPLELIWGQGFATVSSIISQ is encoded by the coding sequence ATGCCCCTCAATCGCCTCCGCACCCCCGCTCTCGCGGGCATGATCGCCGTCACGCTGGTTGTGCTGCTACGCCCGATGGCTTCGCCGAAGGCCGCCGAGCAGCACAAGTCCGCGGCGGCGTCAAAGCCAGAGCAGAGTCGTTCGACAGCGCCCGTGACGGCCGAGTACCGTGCTGTTGCGGGCAGGGCCCAGCCGGTGCGGCTGTGCCAGAGCCTGGGCCCGGCGGCGCCGCACTCCATCTGGGCGGTCGACAGCGCCCGCGGCGGCTGCCAATACGAGGTCGGATGGGACGCCCGCAGCTGCTGCACCCCGTGGCAGTCGTACGCCCAGGGAGAGTATGTCGGCCACGCGCGGACTGCACACGTGCCCGAGTACCGACTGCGGGTCGACGACACGCTGTCGGTATTCTTCCTCCGCACGCGTGAGATCCAGCCCGGCTCGTACACGCTGCAGGTCGGCGACGTCGTGCGGGTCGAGTCGCTCACCGCCGGCGGCAACACCGGCTCATCGGGGACCGGCACGACCACCAACGAGGACTCCCTCAACCGCGACCTGATCGTCCAGCCCGACGGCACTATCAAGCTGCCGCTGGTCAACCGCGTGCCCGCGGCGGGTCGCACCATCGAGGCGTTGCAGGAAGACCTCGAGGAGCGCTACACCAAGTACTACCGCGCCCCGACCATGACGGTCACGCCGATCCAGGTGAACACCCGGCTTGAGGACCTGCTGGAGACGGTCGACGCCCGCGGGGCCATCAACGGCGGCCGCCAGCTGTCGGCGGTGGTGACCCCGGCCGGCAAGATCCAGCTGCCCGGGCTCGGCAGCGTTTACGTCCAGGGCCTGACTCTAGCCGAGGCGAAGCTCGAGATCGACTCCCGCTACGCCAACACCATCCCGGGCGTGACGGTCACGGTCGACTTGTCGAAGCGGGCCCAGCGGTTCATCTACGTGGTGGGCGAGGTTGCGCAGCCGGGGCGGTTTGAGCTTGAGGGCCCGACTACCGCCATGCAGGCGATCGCGCTGGCCGGCGGCTGGCAGGTCGGATCGAACCTGCGGCAGGTCGTGGTGTTCCGCCGCGGCCCGGACTGGCGTCTGATGGCGACCATGATCGACCTCCGCGGCGCCCTGTACGGCCGCCGGCCGACGCCAGCCGACGAGATTTGGCTCAACGACTCGGACATTGTGCTGGTGCCGAAGAACCCGATCCAGGTGGTCGACGAGGTGGTCGAGCAGGTCTTCACCCGCGGCGTCTACGCGGCGGTGCCGCTCGAGCTGATCTGGGGCCAGGGATTCGCCACGGTCAGCTCGATCATCAGCCAGTAG